The Nisaea sp. genome includes a region encoding these proteins:
- a CDS encoding ABC transporter permease, protein MTTTIANRGLPAAEDIVGPTPGQQLRRRIFGHRGLMIGGGILVIMFLMALTAPFLAPHDPYFQELLARVKPPVWTTGEWKHVLGTDQLGRDYLSRIMYGAQISLLIGFAAAFISGVIGTTLGVAAGYFGGRVDMVVTFLITVRLSMPVVLVALAVVALIGGSLTVVISVLGLLLWDRYAVVMRSATMQIRQMDYVAAAKAVGCSTPRILLTEIMPNIMNNLIVVATLEMAHAILLEAALSFLGMGVQPPLPSWGLMVSEGKDYILFEAWMITIPGVALFLLVLAINLVGDGIRDVTAPENRN, encoded by the coding sequence ATGACCACAACTATCGCCAATCGTGGCCTGCCCGCTGCGGAAGACATCGTCGGACCGACACCGGGCCAACAGCTGAGACGTCGTATATTCGGTCACCGGGGCCTGATGATCGGCGGCGGCATACTCGTCATCATGTTTCTGATGGCGCTCACGGCGCCGTTTTTGGCGCCTCACGATCCCTATTTCCAGGAACTTCTGGCCCGTGTGAAGCCGCCTGTGTGGACGACGGGCGAGTGGAAACACGTGCTCGGCACCGACCAGCTTGGCAGGGACTACCTCTCCCGCATCATGTATGGCGCCCAGATATCCCTGCTGATCGGTTTCGCAGCCGCCTTCATTTCTGGCGTCATCGGCACAACACTGGGTGTGGCCGCAGGCTATTTCGGCGGCCGCGTCGACATGGTGGTGACTTTCCTTATCACCGTGCGCCTCTCCATGCCTGTGGTGCTCGTCGCACTCGCGGTCGTCGCTCTGATAGGCGGATCTCTTACGGTCGTGATCAGCGTGCTTGGGTTGCTGCTCTGGGATCGCTATGCCGTGGTCATGCGGTCGGCAACCATGCAAATTCGGCAAATGGACTATGTCGCAGCGGCCAAGGCCGTCGGGTGTTCAACGCCGCGCATCCTGCTGACTGAAATCATGCCGAATATCATGAACAATCTGATCGTGGTCGCGACCCTTGAGATGGCACATGCGATCCTGCTCGAAGCGGCGCTGTCGTTCCTCGGAATGGGCGTGCAGCCACCACTGCCCTCATGGGGGCTGATGGTGTCAGAAGGCAAGGACTACATCCTCTTTGAAGCCTGGATGATCACAATACCGGGTGTCGCCCTCTTCCTGCTGGTGCTCGCGATCAACCTCGTCGGCGACGGCATCCGTGACGTTACTGCACCGGAGAACAGAAACTGA
- a CDS encoding GNAT family N-acetyltransferase: MSAAPERIETERLLLRRFEEVDRAEMVRFYGDPGVMAIRKYGARDPVAASLAFDILMEHWRTHGFGLYALIERESGAFCGECGLRYTDDGAEVEISYGLFELFRGKGYATEGASAIRDIALDVLKLPVLVAHSRGDNRGSHAVLEKIGMTFAGRRESPGHPHGVVKYVIDRDSGS; this comes from the coding sequence ATGTCGGCTGCTCCGGAACGGATCGAAACCGAACGCCTTCTTTTGCGCCGGTTCGAGGAAGTCGACCGTGCCGAGATGGTGCGCTTCTATGGCGACCCCGGGGTCATGGCGATCCGTAAATACGGTGCGCGTGATCCGGTGGCTGCCAGCTTGGCGTTCGATATTCTGATGGAGCACTGGCGCACGCATGGCTTTGGTCTCTATGCGCTGATCGAGCGGGAGAGCGGCGCGTTCTGCGGGGAATGCGGTCTGCGTTACACTGATGACGGTGCGGAGGTGGAGATTTCCTACGGCCTGTTCGAGCTGTTTCGCGGAAAAGGGTACGCGACTGAAGGGGCGTCAGCTATCCGCGATATCGCCCTTGATGTGTTGAAGCTACCCGTCCTGGTTGCCCATTCACGCGGCGATAATCGGGGTTCGCACGCCGTGCTGGAGAAGATCGGAATGACCTTTGCCGGACGGCGGGAAAGCCCCGGCCATCCTCACGGCGTGGTCAAGTATGTGATAGATCGCGATTCCGGGTCTTGA
- a CDS encoding oligopeptide/dipeptide ABC transporter ATP-binding protein, with amino-acid sequence MTGQTPPPVLEMRDVTKTYMIRRGIFSPKQPLRAVNGVSLKIDRGDVLGLVGESGCGKSTLAKILLGLEMPTDGEIMIDGKPVDRDGDRKAIARRIQPIFQDPYSSLNPRKTIGSIVSLPLRVHKVGDPLSWRKSVEDILDIVGLPRRVYDSYPNQLSGGQRQRVAIARALIMKPEIVICDEPTSALDVSVQSQILNLLMDLREELNLTYVLISHNLAVVEHIATKVAVMYLGRIVEETGTEALFDKARHPYTKALLSSVLTPEPGLGVPDSGLGIAFPNPINPPSGCTFHPRCAKAFGPCSVDKPPVIMDADGRVECHLYA; translated from the coding sequence ATGACCGGACAGACCCCGCCCCCCGTCCTCGAAATGCGGGACGTGACGAAGACCTACATGATCCGCCGCGGCATCTTCAGCCCGAAGCAGCCGCTGCGGGCAGTGAATGGTGTTTCCCTGAAAATCGACAGAGGCGACGTCCTGGGCCTGGTCGGGGAATCCGGTTGTGGCAAATCCACTCTTGCCAAGATCCTGCTCGGTCTTGAGATGCCGACCGACGGGGAAATCATGATCGACGGCAAACCGGTCGATCGGGACGGCGACCGGAAAGCGATCGCCCGCCGCATCCAGCCGATCTTCCAGGATCCTTATTCGTCTCTCAACCCGCGCAAGACGATTGGCTCCATCGTTTCCCTGCCATTACGCGTCCACAAGGTCGGCGATCCGTTGTCATGGCGGAAATCGGTCGAGGACATCCTCGACATCGTCGGCCTGCCGCGCCGGGTCTATGACAGTTATCCGAACCAGCTTTCCGGCGGTCAGCGTCAGCGCGTCGCCATTGCCCGAGCCCTGATCATGAAGCCGGAAATCGTGATCTGCGACGAGCCGACCTCGGCGCTTGACGTCTCGGTGCAGTCCCAGATCCTGAACCTGCTGATGGATCTGCGCGAAGAGTTGAACCTCACCTACGTGCTGATCAGCCACAACCTCGCCGTGGTGGAGCATATCGCTACCAAGGTGGCGGTAATGTATCTCGGCCGGATCGTCGAGGAGACAGGCACCGAGGCCCTGTTCGACAAGGCGCGTCACCCCTACACAAAGGCGCTGCTCAGTTCCGTGCTGACGCCGGAGCCCGGTCTCGGCGTGCCGGACAGCGGTCTCGGCATCGCTTTCCCGAACCCGATCAACCCGCCCAGCGGCTGCACCTTCCACCCGCGCTGCGCCAAGGCGTTCGGCCCCTGCTCGGTAGACAAGCCGCCGGTCATTATGGATGCCGACGGCCGCGTGGAGTGCCACCTCTACGCCTGA
- a CDS encoding YafY family protein has translation MRPTDRLFEVIQILRGARTPVIAARLAEQLEVSVRTIYRDIVALQSMRIPVAGEPGIGYVLQRGYDLPPINFDIEEAEAISVGLSMLARTGDAGLKRAAERAARKLNAATPLSEALLTSSWGAPDLDLLPEIRAAIREERTLQIVYAGDAGSLTRRKVLPIALIYYAEVAVLAAWCRLRKDFRHFRPDRMHECTPLDERFEGEGGSLRRAWEASRSTGPAANRLAGQRSNSTKTG, from the coding sequence ATGCGTCCTACTGACAGATTGTTCGAGGTCATCCAGATTTTGCGCGGAGCCCGCACTCCGGTAATCGCAGCGCGCCTTGCCGAACAGCTTGAGGTCTCGGTCCGGACGATCTATCGCGATATCGTGGCGCTTCAGTCCATGCGGATACCGGTCGCGGGTGAGCCCGGCATTGGCTACGTCCTGCAGCGCGGTTATGACCTGCCGCCGATCAATTTCGATATCGAGGAAGCGGAAGCCATCTCCGTCGGATTGTCCATGCTGGCGCGGACGGGTGATGCAGGGCTGAAGAGGGCGGCAGAGCGCGCCGCGCGCAAGCTCAACGCCGCCACACCGCTTAGCGAGGCCTTGCTGACGAGTAGTTGGGGCGCGCCGGATCTGGATCTGCTTCCAGAGATCCGGGCTGCGATCCGGGAAGAGCGCACCTTGCAGATCGTCTATGCAGGCGATGCAGGCTCCCTGACCCGGCGCAAGGTCCTGCCGATTGCCCTGATCTACTACGCCGAGGTTGCCGTGCTGGCGGCCTGGTGCCGGTTGCGGAAGGACTTCAGGCATTTCCGGCCGGACCGGATGCATGAATGCACGCCGCTGGACGAACGGTTCGAAGGCGAGGGCGGGAGCCTCAGACGCGCCTGGGAGGCGAGCCGTTCAACCGGTCCCGCCGCCAATCGCCTTGCCGGTCAGAGGTCGAATTCGACAAAAACCGGATAA
- a CDS encoding ABC transporter ATP-binding protein, producing the protein MSAVLEVSGLTVDIPVPSGDLHAVRGIDFSVDKGETLCIVGESGCGKSLTSLSIMGLLPKRAKVSADRMHFVGTDLLGMKERELAAIRGNRMAMIFQEPMTSLNPAYTIGNQLMEPLIRHKNASDKEARDRAIYLLERVGITAAASRLSQYPHQLSGGLRQRVMIAMALMCDPELIIADEPTTALDVTIQAQILHLLAELRKEFNSALILITHDLGVVARVADKVAVMYAGKIVEAGTVDEIFNQPLHPYTQGLINCIPVPGKTARGSRLGSIPGIVPTLIGDIKGCSFRNRCAFAHGECDTKDPFHTLSPGRGYRCTLDVPACEANAKELVSA; encoded by the coding sequence GTGTCAGCAGTTCTTGAAGTCAGCGGCCTTACAGTCGACATCCCGGTCCCCTCGGGTGACCTGCACGCAGTTCGCGGCATCGATTTCTCTGTCGATAAGGGGGAAACGCTCTGCATTGTTGGCGAATCCGGCTGCGGCAAATCCCTTACGTCCCTGTCCATCATGGGGCTGCTCCCGAAACGGGCCAAGGTCAGTGCGGACAGAATGCATTTCGTCGGCACCGATCTCCTCGGTATGAAGGAACGGGAATTGGCGGCCATTCGCGGTAACCGGATGGCAATGATCTTCCAGGAGCCGATGACTTCGCTGAACCCGGCCTACACAATCGGCAACCAGTTGATGGAACCGCTGATACGGCACAAGAATGCGAGCGACAAAGAGGCTCGGGACCGTGCCATCTACCTGCTCGAGCGGGTCGGCATCACGGCGGCAGCCAGCCGCCTCTCACAATACCCGCATCAGCTTTCCGGCGGTTTGCGTCAGCGCGTGATGATCGCCATGGCGCTGATGTGCGACCCGGAGCTGATCATCGCGGACGAGCCGACCACGGCGCTCGACGTCACCATCCAGGCGCAGATCCTGCACCTGCTGGCGGAGCTCCGGAAGGAGTTCAACTCGGCCCTGATCCTGATCACCCACGATCTCGGCGTAGTTGCCCGCGTCGCGGACAAGGTGGCCGTGATGTATGCCGGCAAGATCGTCGAGGCCGGTACGGTCGACGAAATCTTCAATCAGCCGCTGCATCCCTATACCCAGGGTCTGATCAACTGCATCCCGGTGCCCGGCAAGACCGCGCGCGGCTCCCGCCTCGGCTCCATCCCCGGCATCGTCCCGACCCTGATCGGCGACATTAAGGGATGCAGCTTCCGCAACCGCTGCGCCTTCGCGCATGGCGAATGCGACACGAAAGACCCCTTCCATACGCTGAGCCCGGGGCGCGGTTACCGCTGCACCCTCGATGTGCCCGCGTGTGAAGCTAATGCGAAGGAGCTGGTATCCGCATGA
- a CDS encoding DMT family transporter → MLISLSTPSPRLRGVCLVSISVLFFSTAGLFTKGVPEDAWTIVFWRGLTATGFTLGYLLMTNGLRRELASFGWPALFVSLLGASGSAAFISSFKLTSIANVALIYATVPFLAAILAWICLRERPTSRTILASGATLAGVLIIFGGSIGASSLRGDLLALWMTITLAGSMVVYRRWPETPAGIPSALSSIVLLPVALLVAAPLDAAPEYMPAMTGFGLVFAVASVTLMAGARLLPSAETALLSALETPVAPLLAFLILSEVPPTATFIGGGVILSAILWSQWPRR, encoded by the coding sequence ATGCTTATCAGTCTGTCCACGCCATCGCCACGCCTCCGGGGCGTCTGCCTTGTCAGCATCTCCGTTCTGTTCTTCAGCACAGCCGGTCTGTTCACGAAAGGCGTTCCGGAAGACGCCTGGACCATTGTCTTCTGGCGCGGTCTGACAGCCACCGGTTTCACTCTTGGCTATCTACTGATGACCAACGGCTTGCGACGGGAGCTTGCCAGCTTCGGCTGGCCCGCCCTGTTCGTCAGCCTGCTCGGGGCGAGCGGGTCAGCCGCCTTCATTTCGTCCTTTAAACTCACCAGCATCGCCAACGTCGCCCTGATCTACGCCACCGTGCCTTTTCTGGCTGCGATCCTCGCCTGGATTTGTCTGCGGGAACGACCGACGAGCAGAACAATACTTGCCAGCGGTGCCACCCTTGCAGGGGTTCTGATCATATTCGGGGGGTCTATAGGCGCCTCCAGCCTGAGAGGCGACCTGCTGGCGCTCTGGATGACCATAACCCTCGCAGGCTCAATGGTGGTCTATCGCCGGTGGCCGGAGACGCCGGCGGGGATACCCTCCGCTCTCTCTTCCATCGTGCTGCTTCCCGTCGCTCTGCTCGTAGCCGCGCCGCTCGATGCCGCGCCCGAATACATGCCTGCCATGACCGGTTTCGGTCTGGTCTTCGCGGTCGCGTCCGTCACGTTGATGGCTGGCGCCCGGCTGCTGCCCTCCGCCGAGACCGCCTTGCTCAGCGCTCTGGAAACACCTGTGGCGCCGCTGCTGGCATTCCTGATCCTGTCTGAAGTTCCCCCGACAGCGACCTTTATCGGTGGCGGCGTGATCTTGTCGGCCATCCTCTGGTCCCAATGGCCCCGAAGATAA
- a CDS encoding GNAT family N-acetyltransferase → MLYRTLRPDDFDDALALYRELSGTRPVADGDFGRDRFREVLDRDGTAIYGAEMDGSIVSMATIHLMPNMTYGGRPYALVENVVTLKTHQGRGIGRGVMNALIDAAWAADAYKVMLLTGRRAEASGFYEKLGFDGDEKHGMILRKA, encoded by the coding sequence ATGCTTTACCGGACACTGCGACCTGACGACTTCGATGACGCACTGGCGTTGTATCGGGAATTGTCCGGAACGAGGCCGGTCGCGGACGGAGATTTCGGCCGGGATCGCTTCCGGGAAGTTCTCGATCGCGACGGTACCGCAATATACGGCGCCGAGATGGACGGAAGCATAGTCTCCATGGCGACAATCCACCTGATGCCGAACATGACCTATGGCGGCCGCCCCTATGCGCTGGTGGAGAATGTCGTGACCCTGAAGACGCATCAGGGACGGGGCATCGGACGTGGCGTGATGAACGCACTGATCGATGCGGCATGGGCTGCCGATGCCTACAAGGTCATGTTGCTGACCGGACGGCGCGCCGAGGCAAGCGGCTTCTATGAAAAACTTGGGTTCGATGGAGACGAAAAGCACGGGATGATCCTGCGCAAAGCCTAG
- a CDS encoding Fe2+-dependent dioxygenase — protein MSLARRDGLGYGARHLAWREPNTMPYVYPIPNLLPPELVTEIRNRLEAEPDNWVDGAQTAGREASKKNNQELAADSALRVQVSDAITTVLRDYQRRESLLFTFLAAPAKIGTFLVSSTETGGGYGDHMDNNVMSKGTSEELRSDLSMTIFLSDPESYQGGELVIDSDMTFAPSFKMPAGGAVLYATNSIHRVNPVTAGKRVVAVTWIQSEIADPFMRQMNADLLQCLNAVSQNAEQIPQLANFLTLKLEKVRGNLQKRQR, from the coding sequence TTGTCTCTGGCCCGGCGCGACGGCCTCGGCTACGGTGCGCGTCATCTTGCCTGGAGGGAACCCAACACGATGCCTTACGTCTATCCGATCCCCAACCTGCTTCCGCCCGAACTCGTCACCGAAATCCGGAACCGGCTGGAAGCCGAACCGGATAACTGGGTTGACGGCGCACAGACCGCGGGCCGCGAAGCCTCCAAGAAAAACAATCAGGAGCTTGCAGCGGACAGCGCGCTGCGCGTGCAGGTCTCGGACGCGATCACGACGGTCCTGCGCGATTATCAGAGGCGCGAATCCCTGCTCTTCACCTTTCTTGCCGCCCCCGCAAAGATCGGCACCTTCCTGGTCTCCAGCACGGAGACCGGCGGCGGATACGGCGATCACATGGACAACAACGTGATGAGCAAGGGAACATCGGAGGAACTTCGCTCCGATCTCTCCATGACGATTTTCCTATCCGACCCGGAAAGCTATCAGGGCGGTGAGCTGGTGATCGACAGCGACATGACCTTCGCCCCGAGCTTCAAGATGCCGGCGGGCGGCGCGGTGCTCTATGCCACCAATTCCATACACCGGGTCAACCCGGTGACGGCGGGTAAGCGCGTCGTTGCCGTGACCTGGATACAGAGCGAGATCGCCGACCCCTTCATGCGCCAGATGAACGCCGACCTGCTGCAATGTCTGAATGCTGTGTCGCAGAATGCCGAGCAGATACCGCAACTGGCGAACTTCCTGACACTGAAGCTGGAAAAAGTCCGGGGCAACCTGCAGAAGCGGCAACGCTGA
- a CDS encoding GntR family transcriptional regulator, with amino-acid sequence MTRKRMAKDGDAAPAGEPRGETAYLKLKDAIRSGELKPGERVRESEMAARLDVSRTPVREAFRRLEADGLLSFAPYRGMVISQLDHQAVMELYFMREVLEGTAAGLAAHRASEAEVSILQEIVSIDPAGEGPPAAVAGHNRRFHTSLYHAAHNRYLLKTLNVLQDAMALLGPTTMRVEGRSDAAKAEHAAIVQAIADKDPECAERLMREHIRGAQKARLHLLSADEDA; translated from the coding sequence ATGACGCGCAAGCGGATGGCAAAGGATGGCGATGCGGCGCCGGCAGGTGAGCCGCGTGGAGAGACCGCCTATCTGAAGCTGAAGGACGCGATTCGGTCCGGCGAGCTCAAGCCGGGCGAAAGGGTCCGGGAAAGCGAGATGGCAGCACGCCTTGATGTCAGCCGCACGCCGGTGCGCGAGGCTTTTCGCCGTCTGGAGGCGGATGGCTTGCTGAGTTTTGCTCCCTATCGCGGGATGGTGATTTCTCAACTCGACCATCAGGCAGTGATGGAACTCTATTTCATGCGTGAGGTGCTGGAAGGCACCGCCGCCGGTCTCGCCGCCCATCGTGCTTCGGAAGCGGAAGTGTCGATCCTTCAGGAAATCGTCTCGATCGATCCCGCCGGTGAAGGCCCTCCCGCGGCGGTCGCCGGTCATAACCGCCGCTTCCACACAAGCCTCTATCACGCCGCTCACAACAGGTACCTGCTGAAGACACTGAATGTCCTGCAGGATGCAATGGCGTTGCTGGGGCCGACCACGATGCGTGTAGAGGGTCGTTCCGACGCGGCGAAAGCCGAACATGCGGCGATCGTTCAGGCGATTGCCGATAAAGACCCTGAATGTGCCGAGCGTCTGATGCGGGAACATATCCGGGGGGCACAGAAGGCCCGGCTGCATCTATTGTCGGCTGATGAGGATGCGTGA
- a CDS encoding endonuclease/exonuclease/phosphatase family protein: MPLTFATYNIQFGLGQDGAFDTGRIADAVAAADIICFQEVVQNWPRDDYEDQAASIAERLNLFYVFGSSFNVDGSFRNESGKVVNRRRTFGNMVASRWPITASRTLHLRKKPSPGVFDLQRCAVEAIVDAPSGPIRVYSTHLAHQAPSHRMPQVEALREYIFRAPYEGGPIDGPHPLPPEAAFDWTEGLAFAPAPRSAILAGDFNCRPTSEEYAHLCGEPHPKHGRTRHYDQLVDSWVAAGNGEEGVSTLYTRDADYKIDHVLTTDDLAPKVTKSWAATDEIASDHYPVFVEFDL; encoded by the coding sequence ATGCCCCTTACCTTCGCGACCTACAATATCCAGTTCGGCCTCGGTCAGGACGGCGCCTTCGATACCGGCCGCATTGCCGATGCCGTCGCCGCTGCCGATATCATCTGTTTTCAGGAAGTGGTGCAGAACTGGCCACGGGACGATTATGAAGACCAGGCCGCCAGCATCGCGGAGCGGCTGAACCTGTTCTATGTCTTCGGCTCCAGCTTCAATGTGGATGGCAGCTTTCGGAACGAGAGCGGCAAGGTCGTGAACCGGCGCCGGACCTTCGGCAACATGGTGGCAAGCCGCTGGCCGATCACGGCGTCCCGCACCCTGCATCTGCGGAAGAAACCGTCACCGGGCGTATTCGACCTGCAGCGCTGTGCGGTGGAAGCGATTGTAGACGCTCCCTCGGGCCCGATCCGGGTCTACAGCACCCACCTGGCACACCAGGCACCGTCGCATCGCATGCCGCAGGTCGAGGCGCTGAGAGAGTATATCTTCCGCGCGCCCTACGAAGGCGGCCCGATTGACGGCCCGCATCCGCTTCCGCCGGAAGCGGCCTTCGACTGGACGGAAGGGCTGGCATTCGCACCGGCGCCGCGCTCCGCAATTCTCGCGGGCGATTTCAATTGCCGCCCGACATCCGAGGAATATGCCCATCTCTGCGGCGAGCCGCACCCGAAGCACGGACGGACCCGGCATTATGACCAGCTGGTCGATAGCTGGGTTGCCGCCGGTAACGGCGAGGAAGGCGTCTCGACCCTCTATACCCGGGACGCCGACTACAAGATCGACCATGTGCTGACGACAGACGATCTTGCGCCGAAGGTTACGAAGAGCTGGGCGGCGACGGACGAGATCGCTTCCGACCATTATCCGGTTTTTGTCGAATTCGACCTCTGA
- a CDS encoding DMT family transporter — protein sequence MANMPLIVFRDLRSRFNAIPPNVQGMIWIALSGLVFSCFMAIVRYVGATLDPIQTGFLRYAFALFFMAPFFMKLRPSDLRGAKLLMHALRGFLHGSGVLLWFYAMSRMPLAEVTAMGFTAPVYTTLLAALFLGEVIRLRRIVAIALGLFGALVIIRPGFEVVDPGAVAMLLAAPIFACADIVAKKLTVTETGAAVVAYLSVFVTIFTFIPALYVWRAPTVEELVLVFITAGLATLGHLLMTQGFKVAEMSAIQPIKFVQLVWSALIGFAIFGEVPEIFTWIGAAIIVGSISYIAHREAVARRKRAGT from the coding sequence ATGGCCAATATGCCTTTGATCGTCTTCAGGGATCTGAGATCCCGCTTTAACGCCATTCCGCCCAATGTTCAGGGCATGATCTGGATCGCCCTTTCGGGGTTGGTCTTTTCCTGCTTCATGGCAATCGTGCGCTATGTCGGCGCCACGTTGGACCCGATCCAGACCGGGTTCCTGCGCTATGCCTTCGCGCTTTTCTTCATGGCGCCCTTCTTTATGAAGCTGCGACCATCGGATCTTCGCGGCGCCAAGCTGCTGATGCATGCCCTGCGCGGGTTCCTGCACGGTTCCGGTGTTTTGCTCTGGTTCTATGCCATGTCGCGGATGCCCCTGGCTGAAGTCACGGCAATGGGCTTCACGGCGCCGGTCTATACCACGCTGTTGGCCGCCCTGTTCCTTGGAGAGGTCATTCGCCTGCGCCGCATCGTGGCCATTGCGCTCGGACTCTTCGGTGCCCTTGTCATCATCCGTCCGGGTTTCGAGGTCGTGGATCCTGGCGCAGTCGCCATGCTGCTCGCGGCGCCAATCTTTGCCTGCGCCGATATCGTTGCGAAGAAACTGACGGTAACGGAAACGGGCGCCGCAGTGGTCGCCTACCTGTCGGTCTTCGTGACCATCTTCACCTTTATCCCGGCTCTGTATGTCTGGCGGGCACCAACCGTTGAAGAACTCGTACTGGTTTTCATCACTGCCGGTTTGGCGACGCTTGGACATCTGCTGATGACCCAGGGTTTCAAGGTCGCGGAAATGTCTGCGATCCAGCCCATCAAGTTCGTCCAGCTCGTCTGGTCCGCCCTGATCGGCTTCGCGATCTTCGGTGAAGTGCCGGAGATTTTTACCTGGATCGGGGCGGCGATCATCGTCGGCAGCATTTCCTACATCGCGCACCGCGAAGCGGTCGCCCGGCGCAAGCGCGCCGGGACCTGA